A segment of the Aromatoleum aromaticum EbN1 genome:
GTGCTGTACTTCGTCTGCTTCCACGCGATGCTGATCCTGTTCGGCGTGATCGGTCTGAACCGCGCGATGCTCGCCCGCCCCTACCGTTTTCCCATCATCGGCCCAAAGCTCGTCGAGTAGACCATGAACGCCCCGCAGTTTTCGCCCCTTTCACCGCAGACTTCGCCCGATCCGGTTCAGGCCGGCAAGCCGGGGGCCGCGCGCAAGCCGTCCCGCCGGGTCATCCCGATCGCCGCGGCGAAACCGGCCGGGCACAACCGCACGCAGAAAAAGCGCATCGCGTTCCAGGTCGGCTTTTTCACGCTGTTCATTCTCGCGCCCGTACTCGACCTGTTCCGCTACGACCTCGTCGCCGGCCATGCCTGGCTGCTAGGCATGGAATGGCGCCTGGGGCTCGACGACTTCGTCGCCGGCCGCATCAGCGCGCTCGAAGCCGGTTCGAACGTGATGTTCCGCCTGTTCGTGCCGATCCTCGTCGGCGCGGCTGCTTTCCTGTGGGTTTCGTGGAAGTGGGGACGACTTTACTGCGGCTGGCTGTGTCCGCATTTTTCGGTCGTCGAAACGATCAACAAGCTGATGCAGCGCGCATCGGGCAAACCGAGCGTGTGGGTCCGGGAGCCGCTGCCGCCATGGAAGGCCGACGGCACGCCCTGGCGACCGGACGCCCGCTGGTGGGCCGTCGTCGTGCCGGCCGCGGTGTTCTTCGCGTTCCTGTGGTCGGTGGTGTTTCTGAGCTACCTGCTGCCTCCGGCCGAAGTCTACGGCAATCTCTTCGGCGGTGAGTTCACGCGCAACCAGACGATCTTCCTCTCCGCGGCGACGGTCGTGCTGACGATGGAATTCCTTTTTGCCCGTCACCTCTTCTGCCGTTATGCCTGCGCAGTCGGCCTGTTCCAGAGCCTCGCATGGATGAGCAACCGCGACGCGATGGTTGTCGGTTTCCAGAGAAAGCGCGCCGTCGACTGCGCCAGCTGTCTGCCCGACCGGCAGTCCGCGTGCGACGCGGTCTGTCCGATGCGCCTGACCCCGCGCAACATCAAGCGCCTGATGTTCACCTGCACGCAGTGCGCCCAGTGCGTCGAAGCCTGCGAGCAAAGCCAGCGCGACAACCCCCAGGGCCCGCTGCTCGCCTGGGTGAGCAGCGAAGCCGCCCGCCAGAATGAAGCCGGGTTCCGCTCCGGCAAGGAACGCTAGGATGGAAGAAGCCGTTGGCAAAATCTGGCACCGCTGGGTCACCCGCACGGCGCTGGGCAATCACCCCGAAGCTGTCGTCAAGCTGAAGGAGATCGAGCGCACCGCTGGCGTGTTCTTCCGCGCCCTCGGCGGCGATCCCGGCCTGCGCGTCGCCGCTGCCACGGAGGACGAACATGGCGCGCGGCGCAGCCTGTTGAAACGCATCGCGGGCGCTGGCGAGCGGGCCGCCCGAGCACGCATGGACGCCTCGACGCTGCGGCTGCCGCCGGAGATCGACGCTTTCCCCGAGCGCTCGTTGAACCGCGACCTCTACCTGTGGCTCGCCGCGCTCGCAGCGGCGCACGGCAGCATCGAAGCGGATGGGCCGGACGCGGCCGACAACGATTTCCGCTGCAACCAGTTCGCGACCTGCGCGGCGCTGCACATGTGGCCAGGGATCGAACCGCGCTACCGGCGCCTCGTCGCGGCCTATCTGCCGACGCGCCCGCGTCCCGAGAAACTCCCTGCGGCCGAGGCCGAACGCGAACGTGCGATTCGCCAGGCGCTCGAAGCGCCCGGCACCGTCCGCGCGCTGCCGCCGGTCCCGGCTGGGACGCCCCCCGCGCAACCGGTATTGCTGTGGCTCACCGGTTCCCTGTCCGGCACCGCCGCGAGCCGACGCAACACCGGCGCCGACCCCGAGCAAACCGCCGACGGCGGGCCGCCGTCATTCGATGAAAACGAGCGCCACGCCCACCGTGCCGAGCAGGTCGACATGCCGCAGGAAAAGAACGGCCTGCTGATCTTCTTCCGCGCCGAAAGCCTGCTTGCGGTCGCCGAGTTCCTGCGTGTCAACCGTCCCACCGACGACGAGCCCGATCCGAATGCCGCCAGCGCCGCCCGCGACCTCGATCACTTGTCGCTCGCGCAGGACACGGACCGCGTGGCCTCGAAAGTGCGCTTCGATCTCGACCTCCCTTCGGCAGCCGAAGACGACATCGTACTCGGCGCCGGCATCCCGCTGCCGGAATGGGACTACCGCAAAGGCGTGCTGCTGCAGGATCACGTACGTCTGGCCGAGCTTGCCGCGCGCGACGCCCCGCCCTGCCCGCTGCCCGAACCGCTGCGGCGCACCGCGCGGCGCCTGCACCAGCAATTCGCCGCGCTGCAGCCGGGCCGGCGCTGGTTGAAGGGGCGCTCCGATGGCACCGAACTCGACCTCGACGCGGTGGTCCGCGCACAGACCGATCGCTCGGTCGGGCGCAATCCGTCCGATCAACTGTATCTGTCGCTCGAAAAACGCGAACGCGATCTGGCCTGCATGGTGCTCGCCGACCTGTCACTGTCGACCGACAGCTGGGTGTCGAGCGAAGCGCGCGTCATCGACGTCATCCGCGACGCGCTGCTGCTGTTCGGCGAGGCGCTCGGCGCGACGGGGGATCGTTTCGCGATGGCCGGGTTCTCGTCGGTCAAGCGCAGCCAGGTCCGCTTTCATCGGCTGAAAGACTTCAACGACCGCTTCGACGATCGCATCCGCGGGCGCATCAGCGCGATCAAGCCGGGCTACTACACCCGACTGGGCGCGGCGCTCCGGCACGCAAGCCAGCTGCTTGCAACAGAACAGGCCGCCCGGCGCATCCTGCTGATCCTGTCGGACGGCAAGCCGAACGATCTCGATCTGTACGAAGGACGCTACGGCATCGAGGACACTCGCGTCGCCGTCGGCGAAGCGCGCAAACAGGGCCTCGTTCCGTTCTGTGTCACAATCGACCGCGAGGGCGCGGGCTACCTGCCGCACCTCTTCGGCCCGGCCGGTTACGCGGTGATTCGCAAGCCAGAGGAACTGCCGGCGCGACTTCCGCTGTTCTACGCTCAACTGACACGGTAATCATGCCGCGTATCGCTTGTTCGCCCGGAACCCGGGGCGAAACCCTCTCTTCCACCGCGTGCCC
Coding sequences within it:
- a CDS encoding 4Fe-4S binding protein — its product is MNAPQFSPLSPQTSPDPVQAGKPGAARKPSRRVIPIAAAKPAGHNRTQKKRIAFQVGFFTLFILAPVLDLFRYDLVAGHAWLLGMEWRLGLDDFVAGRISALEAGSNVMFRLFVPILVGAAAFLWVSWKWGRLYCGWLCPHFSVVETINKLMQRASGKPSVWVREPLPPWKADGTPWRPDARWWAVVVPAAVFFAFLWSVVFLSYLLPPAEVYGNLFGGEFTRNQTIFLSAATVVLTMEFLFARHLFCRYACAVGLFQSLAWMSNRDAMVVGFQRKRAVDCASCLPDRQSACDAVCPMRLTPRNIKRLMFTCTQCAQCVEACEQSQRDNPQGPLLAWVSSEAARQNEAGFRSGKER
- a CDS encoding nitric oxide reductase activation protein NorD → MEEAVGKIWHRWVTRTALGNHPEAVVKLKEIERTAGVFFRALGGDPGLRVAAATEDEHGARRSLLKRIAGAGERAARARMDASTLRLPPEIDAFPERSLNRDLYLWLAALAAAHGSIEADGPDAADNDFRCNQFATCAALHMWPGIEPRYRRLVAAYLPTRPRPEKLPAAEAERERAIRQALEAPGTVRALPPVPAGTPPAQPVLLWLTGSLSGTAASRRNTGADPEQTADGGPPSFDENERHAHRAEQVDMPQEKNGLLIFFRAESLLAVAEFLRVNRPTDDEPDPNAASAARDLDHLSLAQDTDRVASKVRFDLDLPSAAEDDIVLGAGIPLPEWDYRKGVLLQDHVRLAELAARDAPPCPLPEPLRRTARRLHQQFAALQPGRRWLKGRSDGTELDLDAVVRAQTDRSVGRNPSDQLYLSLEKRERDLACMVLADLSLSTDSWVSSEARVIDVIRDALLLFGEALGATGDRFAMAGFSSVKRSQVRFHRLKDFNDRFDDRIRGRISAIKPGYYTRLGAALRHASQLLATEQAARRILLILSDGKPNDLDLYEGRYGIEDTRVAVGEARKQGLVPFCVTIDREGAGYLPHLFGPAGYAVIRKPEELPARLPLFYAQLTR